GTGGACCAGCGTCAGACGGACATCCGCGCGCTGCTGCCGGGAGCCAACTGCGGCGGCTGCGGCTTCCCGGGCTGCGACGGCTACGCGGAGGCCTGCGTTTCGGGCGCGGCAAAGCCCAACAAATGTGTGGCGGCGAGCCCCGAAGTCTCGGCCAGTATCGCGGAGATACTGGGTGTTTCCGCGGAGGCCGCCGAGCCGATGGTCGCCTTTGTAAAGTGCCGGGGCTCCTTCGACAAAACGGTCAAAGACTGCGTCTACCAGGGCGCGCACGACTGCCGCGAAGCCGCCGTCGTCCCCGGCAGGGGGCCGTCGTCATGCGCTTACGGCTGCATGGGCTTCGGCACCTGCGAGAAGGTCTGCGCCTTCGGCGCGATAAAGATCGTCGACGGACTCGCCGTCGTAGACCGTGAAAGATGCGTCGGCTGCGGCGCCTGCGCCGAAGAATGCCCGCGCGGCGTGATCGCCCTCATTCCCAGGAAATCAAAGATACAGGTCGCCTGCGGCAATCCGCTCAAGGGCCCCTTCGTTAAGAAGGTCTGCTCTGTCGGCTGCATCGGCTGCACCCTCTGCGTCAAAGCCTGTCCGAAAGAGGCGATCGAGATGAAGGGCAGCCTCGCGGTGATCGCCCCGGCGAAGTGCGTGAATTGTGGTCTTTGTACTCAGAAATGCCCGGTAAAGGCGATAACCGACGCCAGGCCGCCAAGACCGGCTCCGGCGCAGAAACCAGCCGGCGAAGCAACGGCGGAAGCGGCTCCGCTACAGTGATCGTTTAAACGCGGCGCGAGGACTAAGTTCGATCACGCAAATCAAAGATTTGCTATCTCACTTATGCGGCCTTTGCGCTCAGAAATGCCCGGTAAAGGCAATAACCGACGCCAGGCCGCCAAGACCGGCTCCGGCGCAGAAACCAGCCGGCGAAGCAACGGCGGAGGCGGCTCCGGTACAGTGATCGTTTAAACGCGGCGCGAGGACTAAGTTCGATCACGCAAATCAAAGATTTGCCGTCTAAACACCGCCCAGCTTTTTACAGCAATTTAAAAGGGACCGGCTGCTCTTCGCGACCGGTCCCTTGCTGTCGATTGTTCGCCTGTCTTTCTCCGCCCGGCAGGGTCTTTTATTTATCCAGCGGCGGTAGAGGTTTTATATCCTCGTCGTCTTTAAACTCTGTCCTGGGCCCTTCAACCTTACCGTCCAGCCAGCCTTCGACCCGGTCATAGATCGCGTCGGACCAAGTTGGGTTTTCCCACATCTTTTTCTTCGCCGTCGTCGAGAGACAGCCGCACATCATCGCCCCGAAGTAAAAATAGGGATGATGGGTGGCGAGCGCTATGCCAAAAAATATAAAACACAATGACGCAAAGAGATCTCTGTAAAACATTTTTATTTCCGCCCTTTTATCTTTTCTCTAATAATGGATATTATAGCCGTTCGGCATCGATAAAAAAAGCCGCCGGCAAATTTTAGCCGGCAGCTTTTTCTGTCGTTCAGAATCTGATCGGGTCTCCTACCAGGGAACTCCAAGGATGAAGTGCGGCAGGAAGAGGACGAGCTTCGGGATGTAGGCGGTAACGAGAAGCACCGGTATCCAGCAGAGAGCCATAAAGGTGAGGGCCGGTTTCATTATCTCGTTGATAGAGGCGCCACCGACGCGTCCGCTGAGGTAAAGGACGGGAGCCGCGGGAGGCGTGATGCATCCTAGGGCCGTGTTGACGCCGACGACCGCCGCGTAGTGGACGGGATTTATGCCAAGTTCCATGATGATCGGGAGCAGGATCGGCGTGGTCAGGACGACGACGCTGATATCGTCCATCAGCATTCCCATAAGAACGAGGAAGATATTGATCATGAACATGATGACCCATTTATTCGTTGAGATCGAGTAGAACAGGTATAGCACCTTTCCGGGAAGGTCCTCAAGGATGTAGAGCCGCGAGAGCATCGAGACAGAGTAGAGCATGACCATGATGACGCCGGTGGTAATGGCGCATTCCACCACGATCAGGTAAAGGCTCTTCCAGTTCAGTCCCTTATAGACGAAAAGCCCGATCGGTATGCAGTAGAGGACGGCGAGGGCGGAGGCCTCTGTCGTCGTCATAACGCCGCCGTAGATGCCTCCGAGGACCATGACCGGCATAAAGAGGGCCGGGATGGCGAGACGGCCGCGTTCACGGAACATCTTCCAACGCTCGGCGCCGGTG
The window above is part of the Cloacibacillus evryensis DSM 19522 genome. Proteins encoded here:
- a CDS encoding RnfABCDGE type electron transport complex subunit B, coding for MDGIIYPTIVMGGLGVIFGCMLAFASQKFHVEVDQRQTDIRALLPGANCGGCGFPGCDGYAEACVSGAAKPNKCVAASPEVSASIAEILGVSAEAAEPMVAFVKCRGSFDKTVKDCVYQGAHDCREAAVVPGRGPSSCAYGCMGFGTCEKVCAFGAIKIVDGLAVVDRERCVGCGACAEECPRGVIALIPRKSKIQVACGNPLKGPFVKKVCSVGCIGCTLCVKACPKEAIEMKGSLAVIAPAKCVNCGLCTQKCPVKAITDARPPRPAPAQKPAGEATAEAAPLQ
- a CDS encoding 4Fe-4S binding protein, with translation MLSHLCGLCAQKCPVKAITDARPPRPAPAQKPAGEATAEAAPVQ
- a CDS encoding TRAP transporter large permease, which codes for MIYVALIILISALVIGVPVPVSFMASCAWLIFFGGPNMEGYQATQLLPYGFTQMNSVSLIAIAMFILAGGIMERGRIAEKLIDMVDVFVGHIKGGLGIVGTVSCAVFGSICGAACATLSCIGAIMFPRFKQGGYPMGHACALMANASLLGLLIPPNATLIIFAWISGISVLACFLSTIGPGIVTTILLSVINVWMLRDNKQVFVTTKRTGAERWKMFRERGRLAIPALFMPVMVLGGIYGGVMTTTEASALAVLYCIPIGLFVYKGLNWKSLYLIVVECAITTGVIMVMLYSVSMLSRLYILEDLPGKVLYLFYSISTNKWVIMFMINIFLVLMGMLMDDISVVVLTTPILLPIIMELGINPVHYAAVVGVNTALGCITPPAAPVLYLSGRVGGASINEIMKPALTFMALCWIPVLLVTAYIPKLVLFLPHFILGVPW